The following proteins are encoded in a genomic region of Methylobacterium tardum:
- a CDS encoding shikimate kinase: MNAEDEVGEPIEARLRRALGVRSIVLVGLMGAGKSTVGRRLASRLGLIFKDADHEIEAAAGLTIPDIFAIYGEPSFRDGEERVISRLLRAGPLVLATGGGAYLREATRVRIAESAVSVWLKADLDVLMRRVRKRGNRPLLQTEDPEGTMRDLMAVRHPVYAAADVMVISREVSHDRVVQDVLEALDAHLNGEGTIHVAAQ; encoded by the coding sequence ATGAATGCGGAGGACGAGGTTGGTGAACCGATCGAGGCGCGTCTGCGCCGCGCGCTGGGCGTGCGCTCGATCGTGCTCGTCGGCCTGATGGGTGCGGGCAAGAGCACCGTCGGCCGACGCCTCGCGAGCCGTCTCGGCCTGATCTTCAAGGATGCCGATCACGAGATCGAGGCGGCCGCCGGCCTGACGATCCCCGATATTTTCGCGATCTACGGCGAGCCGAGCTTCCGCGACGGCGAGGAGCGCGTGATCTCGCGGCTGCTGCGGGCCGGCCCCCTGGTGCTGGCGACCGGCGGGGGCGCCTATCTGCGCGAGGCCACGCGCGTGCGCATCGCCGAATCGGCCGTGTCGGTCTGGCTGAAGGCCGATCTCGACGTGCTGATGCGCCGGGTGCGCAAGCGCGGGAACCGGCCGCTCCTCCAGACCGAGGATCCCGAGGGGACGATGCGCGACCTGATGGCGGTCCGCCACCCGGTCTATGCCGCGGCCGACGTGATGGTGATCTCCCGGGAAGTGTCGCACGACCGCGTCGTCCAGGACGTCCTGGAGGCGCTCGACGCGCATCTCAACGGCGAAGGCACAATCCATGTCGCCGCCCAGTAG
- a CDS encoding DUF6894 family protein yields MPRFYFDIHDGELLPDEEGTECADFEAAREKVLASLPDVAGWITPVDSDNQAVSVLVRDETGREIYSATLTFAASRLDQAAS; encoded by the coding sequence ATGCCTCGTTTCTACTTCGACATCCATGATGGCGAGCTGCTCCCCGACGAGGAGGGCACCGAGTGCGCGGATTTCGAAGCCGCCCGCGAGAAGGTGCTCGCCAGCCTGCCGGATGTCGCCGGCTGGATCACGCCTGTCGACAGTGACAATCAAGCCGTCTCGGTGCTGGTTCGGGACGAGACGGGCCGCGAAATCTATTCGGCGACGCTCACCTTCGCTGCCAGCAGGCTGGACCAAGCAGCCTCGTAG
- the aroB gene encoding 3-dehydroquinate synthase — MTEHSTNPDPLTVHVPLDGGRAYDIRIGRGLIDSAGPQVAALGGRRAAIVTDENVGALYAERLAESLERAGLQAGVVTVAPGEGSKSYAGYAQVCDGLLALKVERGDLVVALGGGVVGDLAGFAAATLRRGVRFVQVPTSLLAQVDSSVGGKTGINAPLGKNLIGAFHQPRLVLADTAALDTLSEREMRAGYAEVAKYGLIADSGFFDWCEANWRGIFAGGPEREEAVAACCRAKAAVVTRDEREDGERALLNLGHTFGHALERLTGYDPARLVHGEGVAIGLALAFRFSARLGLCAGQDAGRVANHLALAGLPTRLQAVPGGCGDAEAILDAMAQDKKVRDGVLTFILARGIGQSFIAPGVDRAEVAAFLRDELAAAQRA; from the coding sequence GTGACCGAGCATTCCACCAATCCGGATCCGCTGACGGTCCACGTGCCGCTCGACGGGGGCCGCGCCTACGACATCCGGATCGGGCGCGGCCTGATCGACAGCGCCGGCCCGCAGGTGGCCGCCCTCGGGGGGCGCCGCGCCGCCATCGTCACGGATGAGAACGTCGGCGCGCTCTACGCCGAACGCCTGGCGGAGAGCCTGGAGCGGGCCGGCCTGCAGGCGGGCGTCGTGACGGTTGCGCCCGGCGAGGGGTCGAAATCCTACGCGGGCTACGCGCAGGTCTGCGACGGCCTGCTGGCCCTGAAGGTCGAGCGCGGCGACCTCGTCGTGGCCCTGGGCGGCGGCGTGGTCGGGGACCTCGCCGGCTTCGCGGCCGCGACCCTGCGGCGGGGCGTGCGCTTCGTGCAGGTGCCCACGAGCCTGCTCGCCCAGGTCGATTCCTCCGTCGGCGGCAAGACCGGCATCAACGCGCCGCTCGGCAAGAACCTGATCGGCGCCTTCCATCAGCCTCGCCTCGTTCTGGCGGATACGGCGGCCCTCGACACGTTGTCCGAGCGCGAGATGCGCGCCGGCTACGCCGAGGTCGCGAAATACGGGCTGATCGCCGATTCCGGCTTCTTCGACTGGTGCGAGGCCAACTGGCGCGGGATCTTCGCGGGCGGGCCGGAGCGCGAGGAAGCGGTCGCCGCCTGCTGCCGCGCCAAGGCCGCGGTGGTCACCCGGGACGAGCGTGAGGACGGCGAGCGGGCGCTGCTGAATCTCGGCCATACCTTCGGTCATGCCCTCGAGCGCCTGACCGGCTACGACCCGGCCCGGCTGGTCCACGGAGAGGGCGTAGCGATCGGGCTGGCGCTGGCCTTCCGGTTCTCGGCACGGCTCGGCCTCTGCGCCGGCCAGGACGCGGGCCGCGTGGCCAACCACCTCGCGCTCGCGGGCCTGCCGACCCGTCTTCAGGCGGTCCCCGGCGGGTGCGGTGATGCCGAGGCGATCCTCGACGCGATGGCTCAGGACAAGAAGGTCCGAGACGGGGTGCTGACCTTCATCCTCGCCCGCGGCATCGGCCAGAGCTTCATCGCACCGGGCGTGGACCGCGCGGAGGTGGCGGCGTTCCTGCGCGACGAACTCGCCGCGGCGCAGCGCGCCTGA